A stretch of Gouania willdenowi chromosome 21, fGouWil2.1, whole genome shotgun sequence DNA encodes these proteins:
- the LOC114455057 gene encoding trace amine-associated receptor 13c-like, producing MATVDDAEFCFSNLNSSCRRIVRPHSVSVLIYITLSSISVMTVNLNLLVIISISHFRKLHTPTNLLLLSLAISDFFVGILMIFQISLIDGCWLFGALLCFVYYYLEYIFTSASIGTMVLLSVDRYVAVCEPLQYPTKVTANRVKVCVSLCWIISVFYQFYLFKDNLEQPGQYSTCLGECVVVVSYVGSIVDVILSFIGPVIVIVLMSLRVFVVALSHAHSMRSHVASVRPAHESQFTTKKSELKAFSTISVVIVVFLLCTCPYFCVSMTGADSVLNASTLAFVMCLFYLNSFFNPLIYALFYPWFRKSIKLIGTFQIMKPGSSDINLLHRERKR from the exons ATGGCAACCGTTGACGACGCTGAGTTCTGCTTTTCAAATCTTAACTCATCGTGCAGGAGGATCGTGCGTCCTCACTCAGTCTCTGTGCTGATTTATATCACCCTCTCCTCCATCTCTGTGATGACTGTGAACCTCAACCTGCTGGTCATCATCTCCATCTCACACTTCAG GAAGCTCCACACTCCCAccaacctcctcctcctctctctggctATCTCAGATTTCTTCGTGGGCATCCTTATGATCTTCCAAATATCACTTATTGATGGTTGTTGGTTGTTTGGGGcgctgttgtgttttgtgtattattatttggaaTATATCTTCACCTCAGCTTCAATAGGAACAATGGTTCTGCTCTCAGTGGATCGCTACGTGGCAGTGTGTGAACCTCTGCAGTATCCCACTAAAGTCACAGCAAACAGAGTGAAagtatgtgtttctctgtgctggatcatttctgttttctatcaattttacctttttaaagatAACCTGGAACAACCAGGCCAGTACAGCACGTGCCTTGGGGAGTGTGTAGTAGTTGTCAGTTATGTTGGTAGCATTGTAGATGTTATCCTGTCATTTATTGGACCTGTTATTGTCATCGTACTGATGTCTCTGAGGGTGTTTGTGGTGGCTTTGTCTCATGCTCATTCTATGCGTTCTCATGTTGCATCTGTGAGACCTGCACACGAGTCCCAATTCACCACAAAGAAATCTGAGCTTAAAGCTTTCAGCACAATCAGCGTTGTCATTGTGGTTTTTCTCCTGTGCACCTGtccatatttttgtgtttctatgACTGGAGCAGACTCTGTTTTAAATGCTTCCACTTTGGCTTTTGTGATGTGTCTGTTTTACCTGAACTCCTTTTTCAACCCTCTGATCTATGCACTGTTTTACCCCTGGTTCAGAAAGTCCATCAAGCTCATTGGTACCTTTCAGATAATGAAGCCTGGCTCCAGTGATATTAACCTGCTGCACAGAGAGCGGAAACGCTGA